A genomic window from Brassica oleracea var. oleracea cultivar TO1000 chromosome C8, BOL, whole genome shotgun sequence includes:
- the LOC106309060 gene encoding uncharacterized protein LOC106309060 codes for MDFSDDLPPQLTKDVKRQNRKTRTVRSKDFETLIRIATRAAHVASNKGRHTVSPEAIRCVQVLRMMGSLTLTSRVITKTNALRALQFLATNGNPKIRSESKSVLVHLNGILENH; via the coding sequence ATGGATTTCTCCGATGATCTACCTCCTCAACTTACAAAAGATGTCAAGAGACAAAACAGAAAAACAAGAACCGTGAGAAGCAAAGACTTTGAAACACTCATCCGCATAGCCACACGAGCTGCTCATGTGGCAAGCAACAAAGGACGCCACACCGTCTCTCCCGAAGCAATAAGATGCGTCCAAGTTCTCAGAATGATGGGAAGCTTGACTTTGACTTCTCGGGTTATCACCAAAACAAACGCCTTGCGCGCTCTTCAGTTCCTTGCCACCAACGGCAACCCTAAAATCCGGTCTGAGTCGAAATCCGTTTTGGTTCACTTGAATGGCATTCTAGAAAATCATTGA
- the LOC106309061 gene encoding putative F-box protein At1g57580, producing MDVLPRDLMHKILFMIDHRSVAMMRCTNRSLQTHINDPYFKSEYSSRVGSGLVHISASGSSYLSYNPNGDSRSLKTKDTLKESHILGSCSGLLLVFIDDRLCVVNPVTKKFRYFNQSWFMRFTGVFSHTGVVNRGNKKHIGLVVDRTTKSFKIVHMVDVGTDYESRYKFEINGENSWRRPKTTLTCLSSVPLKTPVYLERSLHWLRNDGSIVSFNLETEHARLIPTSFPRGLSLKTLFTLGNNGLTLISATEEYIYVYSLENILRDPKWVFVKKIQNIMMDKKKLSYWNLEAYNGKCLLLREYRAKEEEPLFCDQVVHVYDLSTNKWVVMGSIPGWCSVNHEFFQFTPSTSYVVGLDEILPWAGGRISSLSTIMALIDGSSSEKVEKQLGKDQPDTVFFSEQSAKKKRRVV from the coding sequence ATGGACGTCTTACCTAGGGATCTCATGCACAAAATTCTCTTCATGATAGATCACAGATCCGTGGCGATGATGCGTTGCACAAATAGATCCCTCCAAACGCATATAAACGACCCATATTTTAAATCTGAATACTCTTCTCGGGTTGGATCCGGTTTGGTACATATCTCGGCGTCTGGCTCAAGTTATCTCTCCTACAACCCTAACGGCGATTCTAGGTCACTCAAAACCAAAGATACCTTAAAGGAGAGTCATATCCTGGGATCTTGCTCTGGCCTTCTACTAGTCTTCATTGATGATCGTCTATGCGTCGTGAATCCAGTTACCAAGAAGTTTCGATACTTTAACCAGTCTTGGTTCATGCGTTTCACTGGGGTGTTTAGCCATACAGGCGTTGTTAATCGGGGAAACAAAAAGCACATCGGGTTGGTGGTTGATCGAACCACCAAGAGTTTCAAAATAGTCCACATGGTCGATGTGGGAACAGACTATGAAAGTAGGTATAAGTTTGAGATCAACGGTGAAAACTCATGGAGACGTCCAAAAACAACGCTTACTTGTCTCTCAAGCGTTCCACTGAAAACACCTGTTTACTTGGAAAGGTCTCTTCACTGGCTGAGAAACGACGGAAGCATCGTGTCTTTCAATCTCGAAACAGAGCATGCACGACTTATTCCGACCAGTTTTCCCCGGGGATTGAGTTTAAAAACGCTATTCACCTTAGGTAATAATGGACTAACATTGATATCGGCAACGGAGGAATACATTTATGTTTATTCCCTTGAGAACATTCTCCGTGATCCTAAGTGGGTTTTTGTGAAGAAAATCCAAAACATAATGATGGACAAAAAGAAGCTTAGTTATTGGAACTTAGAGGCTTACAACGGCAAGTGTTTATTGTTGAGGGAGTATAGGGCGAAGGAAGAAGAACCACTTTTTTGCGACCAAGTGGTTCATGTGTACGACTTGAGTACTAACAAGTGGGTAGTCATGGGTTCGATTCCAGGGTGGTGTAGTGTAAATCACGAATTTTTTCAGTTCACACCGTCGACTTCTTATGTAGTGGGACTTGATGAGATTTTGCCTTGGGCTGGCGGACGCATCTCCTCTCTAAGCACTATTATGGCACTGATTGATGGAAGCTCATCAGAAAAGGTGGAAAAACAATTAGGAAAAGATCAGCCGGACACAGTTTTTTTTTCTGAGCAAAGTGCTAAAAAGAAAAGAAGAGTGGTGTGA